A single window of Anser cygnoides isolate HZ-2024a breed goose chromosome 12, Taihu_goose_T2T_genome, whole genome shotgun sequence DNA harbors:
- the BCAR1 gene encoding breast cancer anti-estrogen resistance protein 1 isoform X2, with protein sequence MNYLNVLAKALYDNVAESPDELSFRKGDIMTVLERNTQGLDGWWLCSLHGRQGIVPGNRLKILVGMYDKKQQQQAAGMGQGQAPSQPPVPQPALPYHHQGGYVPLSPASQYTPMHPAYAPQGDNVYLMPVPSKGQQGLYPGSAPTGQFPPAPAKQLPAYPKQTPPHAFPSPGQEIYQVPPSLSQAADAYPVGSASPPQDIYQVPPSVGQAQDIYQVPPSLDSRSWEGHKPSGKVLLPTRVGQVYVYDSPKGEQDEYDFPRHLHSSGSQEIYDVPPVRGGLPSQVYDTPPMAVKGPNGQDPGQEIYDVPPSVEKNLHQTVYDVPPSVSKDVPDGPVREETYDVPPAFAKQKAFDPSRHPLVLTQQEPYLPEDVYDVPPAAGKCAPEPSLSHEIYDVPPSLKKLSSFPSQEVYDVPRDLHAASKGSVDTEGEYIYDVPPQVDREAKAADGKRLSASSTGSTRSNISTSSLDVVPVKEQAKGAGKEFSLDLDAAMEMLAKLQHGVGGAVSYLMSFISANWRSAEHMEANAASIRGAVEGVQAALRDLLEFARGAVGNAAQASDRSLYAKLSKQLQKMEEVYQALGRHSQALDACHWAPNALVGGKPGTDDLELFVMYSRGVPDDTKQLASFLHGNASLLFKRTKQVPEGNGHGPTHPSDKASSIQSRPLPSPPKLLAQESPDGPYENNESGWMEDYDYVHLQGKEEFEKTQKELLEKGNIIRQSKDQLEHQQLKQFERLEQEVTRPIDNDLSNWSPPQHYGPARGGGALCAADRQLLLFYLEQCEANLTTLTNAVDAFFTAVSTNQPPKIFVAHSKFIILSAHKLVFIGDTLSRQAKAQDVRHKVTHYSNLLCEMLKEIVVTTKAAALHYPSPAASKDMVERVKDLANSTQQFRMVLGQLAAM encoded by the exons ATGAACTACCTG AACGTGCTGGCCAAGGCGCTGTACGACAATGTGGCCGAGTCCCCGGACGAGCTCTCCTTCCGCAAGGGCGACATCATGACGGTGCTGGAGCGCAACACGCAGGGGCTGGACGGCTGGTGGCTCTGCTCCCTCCACGGCCGTCAGGGCATCGTGCCGGGGAACCGCCTCAAGATCCTGGTGGGCATGTACgacaagaagcagcagcagcaagcggCCGGCATGGGGCAAGGACAGGCACCATCGCAGCCCCCGGTGCCGCAGCCCGCCCTGCCTTACCACCACCAAGGGGGCTATGTCCCGCTGTCGCCCGCCTCGCAGTACACCCCCATGCACCCTGCCTACGCGCCCCAAGGGGACAATGTCTACCTGATGCCGGTCCCTAGCAAGGGACAGCAGGGCCTCTACCCGGGCTCGGCACCCACCGGACAGTTTCCCCCGGCCCCGGCTAAGCAGTTGCCCGCCTACCCGAAGCAGACGCCGCCCCACgccttccccagccccgggcaggaGATCTACCAGGTGCCCCCGTCCCTGAGCCAAGCGGCGGACGCGTACCCCgtgggctctgccagccccccccaggaTATATACCAGGTCCCTCCCTCGGTGGGCCAGGCTCAAGACATCTACCAGGTGCCCCCGTCTTTggacagcaggagctgggaagggcaCAAGCCCTCGGGAAAG GTCCTGCTGCCCACCCGCGTGGGGCAGGTGTACGTCTACGACTCCCCCAAGGGTGAGCAGGATGAATACGATTTTCCCCGCCACCTCCACTCCTCGGGCTCCCAGGAGATCTACGACGTGCCGCCTGTCCGCGGCGGGCTCCCCAGCCAG GTCTACGACACCCCTCCGATGGCAGTCAAGGGTCCCAACGGGCAGGACCCGGGGCAAGAAATCTACGACGTGCCCCCCAGCGTGGAGAAGAACCTGCACCAAACC GTCTATGATGTGCCGCCCTCCGTCAGCAAGGACGTGCCGGATGGCCCCGTGCGGGAGGAGACCTACGATGTGCCCCCCGCCTTCGCCAAGCAGAAAGCTTTCGACCCGTCCCGCCACCCCCTCGTCCTCACGCAGCAGGAGCCCTACCTGCCGGAGGACGTCTACGACGTGCCGCCAGCGGCCGGGAAGTGCGCCCCCGAGCCCTCGCTCTCCCACGAGATCTACGATGTGCCCCCCAGCCTCAAGAAGCTGTCGTCCTTCCCCTCCCAGGAGGTGTATGATGTGCCCCGGGACCTGCACGCCGCCAGCAAGGGCTCCGTGGACACGGAGGGCGAGTACATCTACGACGTCCCGCCGCAGGTGGACCGCGAGGCCAAGGCGGCTGACGGCAAGCGGCTCTCGGCCTCCAGCACGGGCAGCACCCGCAGCAACATCTCCACGTCCTCGCTGGACGTGGTGCCTGTGAAGGAGCAGGCCAAAGGGGCTGGCAAAGAGTTCTCCCTGGACTTGGATGCTGCCATGGAGATGCTGGCCAAACTCCAGCATGGCGTCGGCGGCGCCGTCTCCTACCTCATGTCCTTCATCAGTGCCAACTGGCGCAGCGCTGAGCACATGGAGGCCAATGCTGCCAGCATCCGTGGGGCGGTGGAGGGCGTCCAGGCGGCCCTCCGGGACCTGCTGGAGTTTGCCCGGGGGGCGGTGGGCAACGCCGCCCAGGCCTCGGACCGCTCCCTCTACGCCAAGCTcagcaagcagctgcagaagatgGAGGAGGTGTACCAGGCCCTGGGGAGGCACAGCCAGGCGCTGGATGCGTGCCACTGGGCTCCTAACGCTTTGGTGGGTGGCAAGCCGGGCACGGACGACTTGGAGCTCTTCGTCATGTACTCACGCGGCGTGCCTGACGATACCAAGCAGCTGGCCTCCTTCCTGCACGGCAATGCCTCCCTCCTCTTCAAACGGACAAAGCAGGTGCCCGAGGGCAACGGGCACGGGCCCACGCACCCCTCCGacaaggccagcagcatccagTCAcggcccctgccctccccgcccAAGCTGCTGGCGCAGGAGTCACCCGACGGCCCCTACGAGAACAACGAGAGCGGCTGGATGGAGGATTACGACTACGTTCACCTCCAG GGCAAGGAGGAGTTTGAGAAGACccagaaggagctgctggagaaagGCAACATCATCCGGCAGAGCAAGGACCAGCTGGAGCACCAGCAG CTGAAGCAGTTTGAGcggctggagcaggaggtgaCGCGCCCCATCGACAACGACCTGTCCAACTGGAGCCCGCCCCAGCACTACGgcccggcgcggggcggcggggcgctgtGTGCCGCCGACCGCCAGCTCCTCCTCTTCTACCTGGAGCAGTGCGAGGCCAACCTCACCACGCTCACCAACGCCGTCGACGCCTTCTTCACTGCCGTCAGCACCAACCAGCCCCCCAAGATCTTCGTGGCCCACAGCAAGTTCATCATCCTCAGTGCCCACAAGCTCGTCTTCATCGGCGACACGCTGTCCCGCCAGGCCAAGGCCCAGGACGTCCGGCACAAGGTCACACACTACAGCAACCTCCTCTGCGAGATGCTCAAGGAGATCGTGGTCACCACCAAGGCGGCTGCGCTCCACTACCCCTCTCCCGCAGCCTCTAAGGACATGGTGGAGCGCGTCAAGGACCTTGCTAACAGCACGCAGCAGTTCAGGATGGTGCTGGGCCAGCTGGCGGCCATGTGA
- the BCAR1 gene encoding breast cancer anti-estrogen resistance protein 1 isoform X1, with translation MNYLNVLAKALYDNVAESPDELSFRKGDIMTVLERNTQGLDGWWLCSLHGRQGIVPGNRLKILVGMYDKKQQQQAAGMGQGQAPSQPPVPQPALPYHHQGGYVPLSPASQYTPMHPAYAPQGDNVYLMPVPSKGQQGLYPGSAPTGQFPPAPAKQLPAYPKQTPPHAFPSPGQEIYQVPPSLSQAADAYPVGSASPPQDIYQVPPSVGQAQDIYQVPPSLDSRSWEGHKPSGKVLLPTRVGQVYVYDSPKGEQDEYDFPRHLHSSGSQEIYDVPPVRGGLPSQVSQEVYDTPPMAVKGPNGQDPGQEIYDVPPSVEKNLHQTVYDVPPSVSKDVPDGPVREETYDVPPAFAKQKAFDPSRHPLVLTQQEPYLPEDVYDVPPAAGKCAPEPSLSHEIYDVPPSLKKLSSFPSQEVYDVPRDLHAASKGSVDTEGEYIYDVPPQVDREAKAADGKRLSASSTGSTRSNISTSSLDVVPVKEQAKGAGKEFSLDLDAAMEMLAKLQHGVGGAVSYLMSFISANWRSAEHMEANAASIRGAVEGVQAALRDLLEFARGAVGNAAQASDRSLYAKLSKQLQKMEEVYQALGRHSQALDACHWAPNALVGGKPGTDDLELFVMYSRGVPDDTKQLASFLHGNASLLFKRTKQVPEGNGHGPTHPSDKASSIQSRPLPSPPKLLAQESPDGPYENNESGWMEDYDYVHLQGKEEFEKTQKELLEKGNIIRQSKDQLEHQQLKQFERLEQEVTRPIDNDLSNWSPPQHYGPARGGGALCAADRQLLLFYLEQCEANLTTLTNAVDAFFTAVSTNQPPKIFVAHSKFIILSAHKLVFIGDTLSRQAKAQDVRHKVTHYSNLLCEMLKEIVVTTKAAALHYPSPAASKDMVERVKDLANSTQQFRMVLGQLAAM, from the exons ATGAACTACCTG AACGTGCTGGCCAAGGCGCTGTACGACAATGTGGCCGAGTCCCCGGACGAGCTCTCCTTCCGCAAGGGCGACATCATGACGGTGCTGGAGCGCAACACGCAGGGGCTGGACGGCTGGTGGCTCTGCTCCCTCCACGGCCGTCAGGGCATCGTGCCGGGGAACCGCCTCAAGATCCTGGTGGGCATGTACgacaagaagcagcagcagcaagcggCCGGCATGGGGCAAGGACAGGCACCATCGCAGCCCCCGGTGCCGCAGCCCGCCCTGCCTTACCACCACCAAGGGGGCTATGTCCCGCTGTCGCCCGCCTCGCAGTACACCCCCATGCACCCTGCCTACGCGCCCCAAGGGGACAATGTCTACCTGATGCCGGTCCCTAGCAAGGGACAGCAGGGCCTCTACCCGGGCTCGGCACCCACCGGACAGTTTCCCCCGGCCCCGGCTAAGCAGTTGCCCGCCTACCCGAAGCAGACGCCGCCCCACgccttccccagccccgggcaggaGATCTACCAGGTGCCCCCGTCCCTGAGCCAAGCGGCGGACGCGTACCCCgtgggctctgccagccccccccaggaTATATACCAGGTCCCTCCCTCGGTGGGCCAGGCTCAAGACATCTACCAGGTGCCCCCGTCTTTggacagcaggagctgggaagggcaCAAGCCCTCGGGAAAG GTCCTGCTGCCCACCCGCGTGGGGCAGGTGTACGTCTACGACTCCCCCAAGGGTGAGCAGGATGAATACGATTTTCCCCGCCACCTCCACTCCTCGGGCTCCCAGGAGATCTACGACGTGCCGCCTGTCCGCGGCGGGCTCCCCAGCCAGGTCAGCCAGGAG GTCTACGACACCCCTCCGATGGCAGTCAAGGGTCCCAACGGGCAGGACCCGGGGCAAGAAATCTACGACGTGCCCCCCAGCGTGGAGAAGAACCTGCACCAAACC GTCTATGATGTGCCGCCCTCCGTCAGCAAGGACGTGCCGGATGGCCCCGTGCGGGAGGAGACCTACGATGTGCCCCCCGCCTTCGCCAAGCAGAAAGCTTTCGACCCGTCCCGCCACCCCCTCGTCCTCACGCAGCAGGAGCCCTACCTGCCGGAGGACGTCTACGACGTGCCGCCAGCGGCCGGGAAGTGCGCCCCCGAGCCCTCGCTCTCCCACGAGATCTACGATGTGCCCCCCAGCCTCAAGAAGCTGTCGTCCTTCCCCTCCCAGGAGGTGTATGATGTGCCCCGGGACCTGCACGCCGCCAGCAAGGGCTCCGTGGACACGGAGGGCGAGTACATCTACGACGTCCCGCCGCAGGTGGACCGCGAGGCCAAGGCGGCTGACGGCAAGCGGCTCTCGGCCTCCAGCACGGGCAGCACCCGCAGCAACATCTCCACGTCCTCGCTGGACGTGGTGCCTGTGAAGGAGCAGGCCAAAGGGGCTGGCAAAGAGTTCTCCCTGGACTTGGATGCTGCCATGGAGATGCTGGCCAAACTCCAGCATGGCGTCGGCGGCGCCGTCTCCTACCTCATGTCCTTCATCAGTGCCAACTGGCGCAGCGCTGAGCACATGGAGGCCAATGCTGCCAGCATCCGTGGGGCGGTGGAGGGCGTCCAGGCGGCCCTCCGGGACCTGCTGGAGTTTGCCCGGGGGGCGGTGGGCAACGCCGCCCAGGCCTCGGACCGCTCCCTCTACGCCAAGCTcagcaagcagctgcagaagatgGAGGAGGTGTACCAGGCCCTGGGGAGGCACAGCCAGGCGCTGGATGCGTGCCACTGGGCTCCTAACGCTTTGGTGGGTGGCAAGCCGGGCACGGACGACTTGGAGCTCTTCGTCATGTACTCACGCGGCGTGCCTGACGATACCAAGCAGCTGGCCTCCTTCCTGCACGGCAATGCCTCCCTCCTCTTCAAACGGACAAAGCAGGTGCCCGAGGGCAACGGGCACGGGCCCACGCACCCCTCCGacaaggccagcagcatccagTCAcggcccctgccctccccgcccAAGCTGCTGGCGCAGGAGTCACCCGACGGCCCCTACGAGAACAACGAGAGCGGCTGGATGGAGGATTACGACTACGTTCACCTCCAG GGCAAGGAGGAGTTTGAGAAGACccagaaggagctgctggagaaagGCAACATCATCCGGCAGAGCAAGGACCAGCTGGAGCACCAGCAG CTGAAGCAGTTTGAGcggctggagcaggaggtgaCGCGCCCCATCGACAACGACCTGTCCAACTGGAGCCCGCCCCAGCACTACGgcccggcgcggggcggcggggcgctgtGTGCCGCCGACCGCCAGCTCCTCCTCTTCTACCTGGAGCAGTGCGAGGCCAACCTCACCACGCTCACCAACGCCGTCGACGCCTTCTTCACTGCCGTCAGCACCAACCAGCCCCCCAAGATCTTCGTGGCCCACAGCAAGTTCATCATCCTCAGTGCCCACAAGCTCGTCTTCATCGGCGACACGCTGTCCCGCCAGGCCAAGGCCCAGGACGTCCGGCACAAGGTCACACACTACAGCAACCTCCTCTGCGAGATGCTCAAGGAGATCGTGGTCACCACCAAGGCGGCTGCGCTCCACTACCCCTCTCCCGCAGCCTCTAAGGACATGGTGGAGCGCGTCAAGGACCTTGCTAACAGCACGCAGCAGTTCAGGATGGTGCTGGGCCAGCTGGCGGCCATGTGA